The Mytilus galloprovincialis chromosome 7, xbMytGall1.hap1.1, whole genome shotgun sequence genome has a window encoding:
- the LOC143083575 gene encoding tereporin-Ts1-like, which translates to MAKLSLDFLVLLVVLEGLISNSVGLDPATISAIVTVAGTVISSGSSMSSSPNDYKVVCAIEVENWTRFTLEDPHSTMGMGRLQSSPVLIRPGSREQFIAHKSSWFSGTYGVASWLINDRRAVVMWNCPYSFWWSKNVLGIGLTESFYGVHQNWFGQMYSGRNSQGLNFVRGEYRYETPTIKIADERFEITGTMGTGHKTTARIVIRPINDEDLAPSITNELDKQKKRDTEIINKYRSP; encoded by the exons ATGGCCAAATTGAGCTTAGACTTTTTAGTGTTGCTGGTAGTACTAGAAG GGTTAATTTCCAACTCTGTAGGCTTGGATCCAGCCACTATAAGCGCAATTGTTACAGTCGCTGGTACTGTTATTTCATCTGGTTCTAGTATGTCGTCAAGTCCTAATGACTATAAAGTTGTCTGTGCCATCGAGGTTGAAAACTGGACAAGGTTTACTCTTGAAGACCCACATTCTACTATGGGGATGGGGCGTCTGCAGTCTTCGCCAGTATTGATAAGACCAGGTTCAAGAGAACAGTTT ATAGCCCACAAGTCGTCATGGTTTTCTGGAACCTACGGAGTAGCGTCATGGTTGATAAATGATCGTCGTGCTGTTGTAATGTGGAATTGTCCTTACAGTTTTTGGTGGAGCAAAAATGTGTTAGGAATTGGATTGACGGAATCATTTTATGGCGTTCATCAAAATTGGTTCGGTCAAATGTACAGTGGAAGAAATAGTCAAGGTTTGAATTTTGTGCGAGGCGAATACCGCTATGAAACACCAACAATTAAAATAGCTGATGAGAGATTTGAAATTACTGGTACCATGGGAACCGGTCACAAGACAACAGCGCGTATTGTTATAAGACCTATTAACGACGAAGACCTTGCGCCATCAATTACAAATGAACTCGACAAACAGAAAAAACGTGACACAGaaataattaacaaatataggtcaccgtag